In the Haloferula helveola genome, one interval contains:
- a CDS encoding sialate O-acetylesterase has translation MRPTRFPFTLLSCLAAIAFAIPAGAKPLKVFILCGQSNMEGHAQTKTFPAVAKDPKTAELHKAMVGPDGEPVVCDDVWIAYSYGDFSGNPVGKKSGKLTAGYGSQHHVGTGKIGPEFTFGIYMNKALGEPILLIKDSWGGKSLKVDFRPPSGGEPEEEKSKEKAGKYYGYLIEHVKEVLADPKKVYPDYDPKEGYELSGFVWFQGFNDLVGNYPRTDPSAGKKSTKDYSEYSRLLACFIRDVRKDLSAPKLPFVIGVLGTGGEAAGENTDAFRAAMAAPAGMDEFKGNVTNVFTHKYWPTELDDVLAKVNEVKKEFAARDKELDKRRKAGENVKADKAKLEAEKRAKIEKSLSADELFLLDNGISNQGFHYYGSAKFFGQIGKAFADALVKLRTNK, from the coding sequence ATGAGACCTACCCGCTTCCCGTTCACCCTCCTCTCCTGCCTGGCTGCCATCGCCTTCGCCATCCCGGCGGGTGCGAAACCGCTCAAGGTCTTCATCCTCTGCGGCCAGTCGAACATGGAAGGCCACGCCCAGACCAAGACCTTCCCCGCGGTCGCCAAGGACCCGAAGACGGCGGAGCTCCACAAGGCGATGGTCGGCCCCGACGGCGAGCCGGTCGTCTGTGACGATGTCTGGATCGCCTACTCTTACGGCGACTTTTCCGGCAACCCGGTCGGAAAGAAGTCGGGCAAGCTGACCGCGGGATACGGCAGCCAGCACCATGTCGGCACCGGCAAGATCGGCCCCGAGTTCACCTTCGGCATCTACATGAACAAGGCGCTGGGCGAACCGATCCTGCTGATCAAGGACTCATGGGGTGGCAAGAGCCTGAAGGTCGACTTCCGCCCGCCGAGCGGCGGCGAACCCGAGGAGGAGAAATCCAAGGAGAAGGCGGGCAAGTACTACGGTTACCTGATCGAGCACGTGAAGGAGGTGCTGGCCGACCCGAAGAAAGTCTATCCGGACTACGACCCGAAGGAGGGCTACGAGCTTTCCGGTTTCGTGTGGTTCCAGGGGTTCAACGATCTGGTCGGCAACTATCCCCGGACCGATCCGTCCGCCGGCAAGAAGAGCACCAAGGACTACTCCGAATACAGCCGGTTGCTGGCTTGCTTCATCCGCGACGTCCGCAAGGACCTCTCGGCTCCGAAGCTGCCATTCGTGATCGGGGTGCTCGGCACCGGCGGCGAAGCGGCGGGCGAGAACACGGATGCCTTCCGCGCCGCCATGGCCGCGCCGGCCGGGATGGACGAGTTCAAGGGGAACGTCACCAATGTGTTCACCCACAAATACTGGCCGACGGAACTGGATGACGTGCTGGCGAAGGTGAATGAGGTAAAGAAGGAATTCGCGGCGCGAGACAAGGAACTCGATAAGCGGCGGAAAGCCGGGGAGAACGTGAAGGCGGACAAGGCCAAGCTCGAAGCCGAGAAGCGCGCGAAGATCGAGAAGTCGCTGAGCGCCGACGAGCTGTTCCTTCTCGACAACGGGATCTCCAACCAAGGTTTCCACTACTACGGCTCCGCCAAGTTCTTCGGCCAGATCGGCAAGGCCTTCGCCGATGCGCTGGTGAAGTTGCGGACGAACAAGTAG
- a CDS encoding sulfatase — translation MKLILIAVLAGCLGKAVAADPARPNFIFFISDDISQEDHGCYGHPVIQTPSIDLLAAGGMRFDQAYLTISSCSPSRCSIITGRYPHNTGAPELHSKLPDDQVRFPELLRNAGYYTALSGKNHMFSNKDRAFDKITGGGGPGGAGDWVELVRDRPEGQPFFFWFAAYDAHRGWTIGDDAPEYKPAEVVVPPYNVDSPTTREDFASYYHEVSRFDHFVGKVRDELERQGVLENTFLVVGSDNGRPFPRAKSRLYDSGIKTPWVVHFPALIKEAAVTESFVSVIDLSATCLELAGVEIPECVQGRSFVPILKDPAATVREVVFSEQNWHVYRNHSRLVRWGDFAYIRNRFPDQMNLCAESDTTYPAGKELWQAHAEGRTTEDHWQTFANPCPKEELYDLSKDPDQLHNLADDPAMAGALEKGRELLVAWTEQTGDTLPANPTPSRHGPPRIKDGKVLPWERGPGGNPHAEFPGAARDADSIDHPGPLRR, via the coding sequence GTGAAACTGATCCTGATTGCGGTCCTTGCGGGATGCCTTGGCAAGGCGGTTGCGGCCGACCCGGCCCGCCCGAACTTCATCTTCTTCATCTCGGACGACATCTCGCAGGAGGACCACGGCTGCTACGGGCACCCGGTGATCCAGACTCCGAGCATCGATCTTCTTGCCGCCGGCGGCATGCGTTTCGATCAGGCTTATCTCACCATCAGCAGCTGCAGCCCGAGCCGGTGCAGCATCATCACCGGCCGCTATCCGCACAACACAGGTGCGCCTGAGCTCCACTCGAAACTACCCGACGACCAGGTCCGCTTCCCCGAGTTGCTGAGGAATGCCGGCTACTACACCGCGCTTTCCGGGAAGAACCATATGTTCTCCAACAAGGACCGGGCTTTCGACAAGATTACCGGAGGAGGTGGTCCTGGGGGAGCCGGCGATTGGGTGGAGCTGGTTCGAGACCGTCCAGAGGGCCAGCCGTTTTTCTTTTGGTTCGCCGCCTACGATGCCCACCGGGGTTGGACGATCGGCGATGATGCGCCCGAGTACAAGCCCGCGGAAGTGGTGGTGCCTCCTTACAACGTCGACAGCCCGACCACCCGTGAGGATTTCGCCAGCTACTACCACGAGGTCAGCCGCTTCGATCATTTCGTCGGCAAGGTGCGGGACGAACTCGAGCGCCAGGGAGTCCTGGAGAACACGTTCCTTGTCGTCGGTTCGGACAACGGTCGTCCGTTCCCTCGCGCCAAGAGCCGGCTGTACGACAGCGGTATCAAGACGCCGTGGGTCGTCCATTTCCCGGCGCTGATCAAAGAGGCTGCCGTCACCGAGAGCTTCGTCAGCGTGATCGACCTCAGCGCCACCTGTCTTGAGCTTGCCGGTGTCGAGATTCCCGAATGCGTCCAGGGCCGGAGCTTCGTGCCGATCCTCAAGGACCCTGCGGCCACGGTGCGCGAGGTCGTCTTCTCCGAGCAGAACTGGCACGTCTATCGAAACCACTCGCGCCTCGTCCGGTGGGGTGATTTCGCCTACATCCGCAACCGCTTTCCCGACCAGATGAACCTGTGTGCGGAGTCGGACACCACCTATCCGGCGGGCAAGGAGCTGTGGCAGGCCCATGCGGAAGGTCGGACGACCGAGGATCACTGGCAGACCTTCGCCAACCCGTGTCCGAAGGAAGAACTCTACGATCTGAGCAAGGACCCGGACCAGCTGCACAACCTCGCGGATGATCCGGCGATGGCCGGGGCGTTGGAGAAAGGCCGTGAGTTGCTTGTGGCATGGACGGAGCAGACCGGTGATACCTTGCCGGCCAATCCGACACCGAGTCGGCACGGACCGCCGCGCATCAAGGACGGCAAGGTGCTGCCTTGGGAGAGAGGCCCGGGTGGGAATCCCCATGCGGAATTCCCCGGCGCGGCTCGCGACGCTGACAGCATCGATCACCCGGGACCGCTGCGCAGGTAA
- a CDS encoding glycosyltransferase, whose product MSEIAYLSFLATDDFLPGVRVLAYSLARTRPKAPLLVLVTDGVGEAARRELQDSGIAIREVDAVPMPEGMAVVEERWRHSFTKLRIFEQTEFAKAVYLDADMLVCANLDELFERPHMSAVNAGGMLPQHSHWVDLNAGLLVIEPDQELFGRMLSQLGQLEGRGQGDQSFLHSFYPDWPKREELHLDHAFNQCHLFLDEYRLRFGYRVMRGMDPTPRELAHPKLAKVIHYIGPDKPWLDLDATRRLVRRKRWTRPQMARALKLWLDFHEDSLGR is encoded by the coding sequence ATGAGTGAGATCGCTTACCTGAGCTTTTTGGCCACCGATGACTTCCTGCCGGGAGTTCGGGTGCTGGCATACTCGCTGGCGCGGACCCGGCCGAAGGCTCCCTTGCTCGTGCTGGTCACCGACGGCGTGGGGGAGGCCGCCCGTCGGGAACTGCAGGACTCCGGCATCGCGATCAGGGAAGTCGATGCGGTGCCCATGCCGGAAGGGATGGCGGTCGTTGAAGAACGTTGGCGCCACAGTTTCACCAAGCTGCGGATCTTCGAGCAGACCGAGTTCGCGAAGGCGGTCTATCTGGATGCCGATATGCTGGTGTGCGCGAACCTCGACGAGCTTTTCGAGCGTCCCCACATGAGCGCGGTGAATGCCGGCGGGATGCTCCCGCAGCATTCGCATTGGGTGGACCTGAATGCCGGCTTGCTCGTGATCGAGCCCGATCAGGAATTGTTCGGGCGGATGCTCTCGCAGCTCGGACAACTCGAGGGCCGGGGGCAGGGTGATCAGAGTTTCCTCCATTCCTTCTACCCGGATTGGCCGAAACGGGAGGAGCTGCATCTCGACCATGCATTCAACCAATGCCACCTCTTCCTTGATGAATACCGGCTGCGCTTCGGCTACCGGGTCATGCGCGGAATGGATCCGACACCGCGTGAACTCGCCCACCCAAAGTTGGCCAAGGTCATCCACTACATCGGCCCCGACAAGCCATGGCTCGATCTCGACGCGACCCGCCGTCTGGTTCGCCGCAAGCGCTGGACCCGCCCCCAGATGGCGCGAGCCTTGAAGCTCTGGCTGGATTTCCACGAGGACAGCCTTGGCCGGTGA
- a CDS encoding discoidin domain-containing protein has protein sequence MKLIGIAILALAAPLFAAADSSALLRATATRVLDEAGLTTEKAAGFREAFLGSEVWQHEFFDSGQVADPTASMATLHALWESDPAMVEVPVDRGMATACALEGPVKKWDAARMTGRYEYFRDNWKVGLLNEMYGNLSVFERRYLANGVQHDRFNSLESMNYQLEEVCLPADQYTGACWYARWIAHNAFGDSVQGPHYYEPFEASWDSPAEMVRHVGGVCGSLSNFGAAAAIANGIPAATMGEPGHCAHVIMIRPQEWVPAYSLSWSRGLHHSFYGTSWSWHLYNTRSQNSTSEARESGDMRREAGSLRQKGSIGEAIAAYRKARSRHPLDYANWLESAELLRDKRAPEKAWHDLHADVLKHLAPEFPEVAWDFLSKEVYPAILPKGEDELRLRQDVLLSYHRAISGWGAARWNLTAAVKKQMSMVSKKPVEQDEFAVAVFGIHAEQAELVPTLLEAQFAVCGKDEERKQAFIHRITEGLGKSNGRDFGETIGVLAAKILPSAAASGDKATFQFLGELASKSYEPCDVKVENFPGILLSSGGTLAIAKPGNRWDVPTRHWGVIEEHGGDFHTDAAPAFATVQLGNYGRLSGVVIVQRGGNLARLNGAKLQVSTDGTSWTDVHTFTQAKRVERIDLADRKLDAGYVRVLQENGPHLHFNRFLVYGAKQN, from the coding sequence ATGAAGCTCATCGGTATTGCCATTCTCGCGCTGGCGGCCCCTCTCTTCGCCGCCGCCGATTCTTCCGCGCTGCTCCGTGCCACCGCCACCCGTGTGCTGGACGAAGCCGGATTGACGACCGAGAAAGCCGCCGGATTCCGCGAGGCATTCCTCGGCTCGGAAGTTTGGCAGCACGAGTTCTTCGACTCCGGCCAGGTTGCCGACCCCACGGCATCGATGGCCACGCTCCACGCGCTGTGGGAGTCCGACCCGGCGATGGTCGAGGTGCCGGTCGACCGTGGCATGGCGACGGCCTGCGCGCTCGAGGGACCGGTGAAGAAGTGGGACGCGGCCCGGATGACAGGCCGTTACGAATACTTCCGCGACAACTGGAAGGTCGGCCTGCTCAACGAGATGTACGGCAACCTTAGTGTTTTCGAGCGGCGCTATCTGGCGAACGGTGTCCAGCACGACCGCTTCAACTCTCTGGAGTCGATGAACTACCAGCTCGAGGAGGTGTGTTTGCCGGCCGATCAATACACCGGCGCCTGCTGGTATGCGCGTTGGATCGCCCACAACGCGTTCGGCGACTCGGTGCAGGGTCCGCACTACTACGAGCCCTTCGAAGCGAGTTGGGACAGCCCGGCGGAAATGGTGAGGCACGTCGGTGGCGTTTGCGGATCGCTCTCGAATTTCGGCGCCGCCGCGGCGATCGCGAACGGCATCCCGGCCGCGACCATGGGCGAGCCGGGCCACTGCGCCCATGTGATCATGATCCGGCCGCAGGAATGGGTGCCGGCCTACTCACTGTCATGGAGCCGCGGTCTTCATCACTCGTTCTACGGCACTTCCTGGAGTTGGCATCTCTACAACACGCGCTCGCAGAATTCGACGAGCGAGGCGCGCGAGTCCGGTGACATGCGCCGCGAGGCCGGGAGCCTCCGGCAAAAGGGATCCATCGGCGAGGCGATCGCCGCCTATCGGAAAGCCCGCTCCCGTCATCCGCTCGATTACGCGAACTGGTTGGAGAGTGCGGAACTGCTGAGGGACAAGCGCGCTCCCGAGAAGGCATGGCACGACCTCCATGCCGACGTGCTGAAGCATCTCGCGCCGGAGTTTCCCGAGGTCGCGTGGGACTTCCTCTCGAAGGAGGTCTATCCCGCCATCCTGCCGAAAGGCGAAGACGAGCTGCGTCTCCGTCAGGACGTGCTGCTCTCCTACCATCGCGCCATTTCCGGTTGGGGCGCGGCGCGCTGGAACCTGACCGCCGCGGTGAAGAAGCAGATGTCCATGGTGTCGAAGAAGCCCGTCGAGCAGGACGAGTTCGCGGTGGCCGTCTTCGGCATCCATGCCGAGCAGGCCGAGCTCGTGCCGACCCTTCTCGAGGCGCAGTTCGCGGTTTGCGGCAAGGATGAGGAGCGCAAGCAGGCTTTCATCCACCGCATCACCGAGGGCCTCGGCAAAAGCAACGGCCGCGACTTCGGCGAAACGATCGGCGTGCTCGCCGCCAAGATCCTTCCGAGCGCCGCCGCAAGTGGAGACAAGGCGACTTTCCAGTTCCTCGGTGAGCTCGCATCGAAGTCTTACGAACCGTGCGACGTGAAGGTGGAGAATTTTCCCGGGATCCTGCTAAGCTCCGGCGGCACGCTCGCCATCGCCAAGCCCGGCAACCGCTGGGACGTGCCGACCCGCCACTGGGGCGTGATCGAGGAACACGGGGGCGACTTCCACACCGATGCGGCGCCCGCATTCGCGACCGTCCAGCTCGGCAACTACGGCCGGCTGTCCGGCGTGGTGATCGTCCAGCGCGGTGGCAACCTCGCCCGCCTCAACGGGGCCAAGCTCCAGGTTTCCACCGACGGCACGAGCTGGACCGACGTTCACACCTTCACCCAAGCGAAGCGCGTCGAGCGCATCGATCTGGCCGACCGCAAGCTCGACGCCGGCTACGTCCGCGTGCTGCAGGAGAACGGACCCCACCTCCACTTCAACCGCTTCCTCGTTTACGGCGCCAAGCAGAACTGA
- a CDS encoding discoidin domain-containing protein — translation MRLFLITALIVHAAAAEVSVVDGFPKAREASGKSGRPLAVLVYGSDWHRASRTFATGFWQAAEFRAALESDFVLSAIDVPQNLDEEGRKAFDASVKGWDRKSVRSYPAIQIYGPDGHLLKTLSGRELREVSLSPATVAAQVDLIGRASRERDRLLREISELKDKPDEIAKRIDALNGLPIAPEKDAVKTFTELDPSDASGWAARLAFKDWEFIRGITGRIGKGETEAALTEVEAMLANDAYTPQQRCLILAAQGMLLTAIDRKDEAWEVYLQAWRLDPDGPNGKAVIRHGWRGVGKDLRAGVSPDSPRFGRSDMKNLTRGHAELTLSSSDPQSDHKADHASLFDGPMKDFAFHTREENAASATIDLGDVCQIDVVQILNRPQLKQRAAGLTLWLSEDGNSWKSCWQAETPAASWEIELAADGKPAPKARYLKLSLPGDRPGILHLRAVNAFGERP, via the coding sequence ATGCGACTCTTCCTCATTACCGCCCTGATCGTCCACGCCGCCGCGGCGGAAGTCTCCGTCGTTGACGGCTTCCCGAAAGCCCGGGAGGCCTCCGGAAAGTCCGGACGCCCGTTGGCGGTGCTTGTTTACGGCAGCGACTGGCACCGTGCCTCCCGCACCTTCGCCACCGGCTTCTGGCAAGCCGCGGAATTCCGGGCCGCACTCGAATCCGACTTCGTGCTCAGCGCGATCGATGTTCCCCAGAACCTCGACGAAGAGGGCCGGAAGGCATTCGACGCTTCGGTCAAAGGCTGGGACCGCAAGTCGGTCCGGTCCTACCCCGCGATCCAAATCTACGGACCCGACGGGCACCTGCTCAAAACCCTGTCCGGGCGCGAACTCCGAGAGGTGTCGCTTTCTCCCGCCACCGTCGCCGCGCAGGTCGACCTCATCGGCCGGGCATCCCGCGAGCGCGACCGCTTGCTACGGGAAATCTCGGAGTTGAAGGACAAGCCCGACGAAATCGCCAAGCGTATCGACGCCCTGAACGGATTGCCGATCGCGCCAGAAAAGGACGCCGTGAAAACCTTCACCGAACTCGATCCCTCCGACGCCTCCGGCTGGGCCGCGCGCCTCGCCTTCAAGGATTGGGAGTTCATCCGCGGCATCACCGGGCGAATCGGAAAAGGAGAGACTGAAGCCGCGCTGACCGAAGTCGAAGCGATGCTCGCCAACGACGCCTACACGCCGCAGCAGCGCTGCCTGATCCTTGCCGCCCAAGGCATGTTGCTGACCGCGATCGATCGCAAGGACGAGGCATGGGAGGTCTATCTGCAGGCGTGGCGGCTCGACCCAGACGGCCCGAATGGCAAGGCGGTCATCCGCCACGGCTGGCGGGGTGTCGGCAAGGACCTGCGCGCCGGCGTGTCGCCGGATTCGCCGCGCTTCGGACGGAGCGACATGAAGAACCTCACCCGTGGCCACGCCGAGTTGACGCTTTCATCGTCTGACCCGCAGAGCGACCACAAGGCCGACCACGCGAGTCTCTTCGACGGACCGATGAAGGACTTCGCCTTCCACACCCGGGAGGAGAATGCCGCCAGCGCCACCATCGACCTCGGCGACGTTTGCCAGATCGACGTCGTTCAGATCCTCAACCGGCCGCAGCTCAAGCAACGCGCCGCCGGCCTCACTCTCTGGCTTTCTGAGGACGGGAACTCGTGGAAGTCCTGTTGGCAGGCGGAGACGCCAGCCGCCTCGTGGGAGATCGAACTGGCCGCCGATGGAAAGCCTGCCCCGAAGGCCCGCTACCTCAAACTCTCCCTGCCGGGCGACCGCCCGGGCATCCTCCACCTCCGCGCGGTCAACGCCTTTGGTGAGCGCCCCTGA